A genomic segment from Deltaproteobacteria bacterium encodes:
- a CDS encoding activator of HSP90 ATPase: protein VFDAEGQNPIDMQREGWQAILNNFKKYVESL, encoded by the coding sequence CGTTTTTGATGCCGAAGGCCAGAACCCGATTGATATGCAACGCGAGGGTTGGCAGGCTATTCTCAACAATTTCAAGAAATACGTTGAGTCTCTCTAG